Within the Candidatus Binataceae bacterium genome, the region GGTGGGTGCGCGCGGCTGCCGCGGGCGTTGTCGCACTACTGCTGCTGGGTTGCGCGCCCTCGGCCAGTCCGCCGAATCTCGCATCCGCGCCGGCGGCGCCACTGGAAACCCCGGGCGCGCAAAGTCGGGATGCGTTCGTCGCGGCAATGCCATCGCCGGCGCCGGAGGCGGCCGGCGCGACGGACGAATCGAACGAGCTGCCGCCGCCGCCCGGCCGCTACACGCTGGGCCCGGGCGATGTGATAACCGTAACAGTCTGGGGCCATCCTGAACTTTCGGGCAAACATGTAATCGGGCCCGATGGCGATATTCAGTTGCCCTTCGTCGGTTCGGTTAGAATTTCCGACTTGAGCGCCGACGATGCTGGCGCAAAGCTGACGCAGGCGCTGCGCGAGATATACGTGCTGAGCGTCGCTTCCCTGACGATCGACAGCTACAACGGTAATCAGATCTTGGTTCTCGGCAACGTGGCTCATCCGGGCGCCCAGCGCTTCAGCGAGCAGCCTACCCTGCTGGCGGCGCTGGCCAAGGCCGGCGCTGGGGCCGGCGGTGACAAGGACGGCCTCGGCGGCATGGCCACGCGCTGCGCCATTATACGCGGCCGCGATCGGCTGCTGTGGGTCGATC harbors:
- a CDS encoding polysaccharide biosynthesis/export family protein; its protein translation is MNMRDRQGPRGWVRAAAAGVVALLLLGCAPSASPPNLASAPAAPLETPGAQSRDAFVAAMPSPAPEAAGATDESNELPPPPGRYTLGPGDVITVTVWGHPELSGKHVIGPDGDIQLPFVGSVRISDLSADDAGAKLTQALREIYVLSVASLTIDSYNGNQILVLGNVAHPGAQRFSEQPTLLAALAKAGAGAGGDKDGLGGMATRCAIIRGRDRLLWVDLRPLLRGQDASLNIALERNDLVYVPDADAEIIYVMGEVKSPGAYPLTAHMSFLEALTRAGGTTESAQTGKVVLERPVQKQQEVIDLQQMVEKGQANYQLEAGDIVYVPKSGLAKFGYVLQQINPITTLAFLGAAF